The sequence below is a genomic window from Ipomoea triloba cultivar NCNSP0323 chromosome 10, ASM357664v1.
CCCCAACCCTTGTTGTTCTGGTTTCCTTAGCCAATGCAGAGTCCATGTTCAACTTGAGAGTGGTTTCTGGTGGTCTCTTCCATTTCTCCTTTTGCCTAACAGATGTATAGCTACTATCCTTGCAGTGAACTTGTCTCCAAGCTTCAAGGAAAGCACTGGCTTCTCGAATAATGCTGCCGTGGTTGACATGTATGTTGTTCCAAACCTTCTGATTTCTTGCGTTCCATAGGCTCCAACAGATGGTTAAGAAGAGGCCCTGATCGTGATTGCTAAACTTATTTAATGTGGCCCTGATCTATTTCTTATCTTCAAATGAAGCAAATACTTAATTTTATTTGGCAATGTGAGTGCATATAATGGTGGCTTTCTAGCAGCGAAAAGATAAGAAGTTAAGAAAacatatgaatatgaatatgtaGACAGAATTAGGTGATGTTATAGCGGTTCCATTTCCATACCAAGGTCACTTAAACCCTATGCTTCAGTTTTGTTCTTCTTTATCTGCTAGAGGAGTGAGGGTCACCTTAGTCCTCACACATGGTGTAGCCAAATCCATGCCGCAAGCCACCCTTTCACACGGTGGAGTTCATTTTCGATGGCACCGACGTCCGCAACTCACCGCGCAACTTTGAAGAAGTTTCTCGTTTGCCAGCTACCGCGGTTTCCGAGGGGGTGGAGGCCATTATTCAtaagcaaaaaaagaaaaaagcttcCTGCGAATCCGCCAAAGTTCTGGTGCACGATGCAATTATGCCGTGGCTTGTGGAGGTAAAAATAGGATTCTTTGTTTACTCAACCTGCTTCGCTTTGTGCTATCTACCTATTACCATATGCTCCGTGGCCACGTAGTCCAACAACTCACTCATTCTATGTTGCGTTTACCTTCATCGCCGGAAATGGAGTTGAGGGATCTGCCTTCCTATTCCCAATTCGCAAAACAATTTGCAGAGCTTAGTATCTGTCAAGTCTCAAACCTGCCCAAAGCTGACGGCTTTCTCATAAACACATTTCACTCCCTGGAAGACCAGGTAGTTCCCTTTGCTTCAATGGAGATGTGAGATCTTGAACACAGGTCAAGTATTTATAAGCTTTTTCCCACCaaaatatagattcaaaaagaGTAATCATGATTTTCAGCATGCTTGAACATAACTTGTAAAATGAAATTTCACATTGGCAAATGATACTAATTAATTATCTATCACCTATCAATCAATGTATACCTTTGTCAGCAATTAATAGCATTGAAAGTTGGAATTTACAAAACTGATACCAAGACAGGTTAATTAATCAggtaataaatattaaacaacaattttaaaaggaaaatacaGTCCAAAAAGTTGAGCGGGAAAATAGAGCCAAATGATAGGCCAAATCCCTTgactttattataatatataagagatatatatatatatatatatatatatgtatatatatatatgtatatatatatatatatatatgccaaagacGGCAAACCCAACCCCTCTTACAAAACTCTAGAATAGCTTTCAACAAGATGCAAATAATGACCTCTGATATTACCTTAATCGTTACATGtaaaataacattttcaaaatagcttttttaattttagcattttaaaataataagttgttacaaaaaactaattaaccaaacacttatattgaatgtaaatgtttaaccaagtcaaatagctaatagttaaaattaattgataagttAACTTACCAAACAGATTAAAATCTAACGTCCCATTTACCTCGATCAAGGACTTATCATTGCCCCCAATCGTTTCTTGTACTTTTATAGATTGATTAATCCTCTCGGTTTCCGGATAGCCCCAGCTTGgctatagcaaaattattgatttagtccttgactattttttttaccaattaagtcTCTCAACGTTAAAAATCTTAATCAATTTGGTTCTCTCGTATTCCGTTTGTTTTGCTATTAGACATCCATTAACTTGgactaaatttgtaattttgatatAGTTAAGGGACTATTTCGGTTTTCACATGCAACATTTTCTTTGAAACATTAATTACTGAAATAACTcattgactatagcgaaattataAATTTGGTCTCAAGTTAACAGATGTCTAATAGCAAAACAAATTGAGGACCAAGTTGGCCATAAATATAAGACAATTTGCGTCCGGAGTTAAAACACCAGATGCGTAAAGTGATGCGtggcatttttataattaaaatgttcactattttattaattttttaaaatgccaGACCATCTGCGTCCGAAGCAGCACATTTCGGACGCAGATGATCTGCCACATTACACTATCTGCGTCCGAAGTTGAATTAGGGCAAAATAGGCCGTCTTCTTCCCCGAAAACATAACATCGCGACTTACCCAAAAAACAAAACCCAAAATCACCACTCACGTCAGATCTGCTGCCATAATCTCCCGTCTTCTTCCCAAACGCCGCCGCGCGCCGCACGCCGTCACCACTCGCATCCGTTCGCCGCCGGTCTCCTCTCCTCGCCGCTCGCCGCACGCCTTCCAGCCACCGTATCTTCTCCGCTCGCTGCGTTGCGAAGCCGCTGCCCAGCCACCGTCGCCGTCCAGAGCTGACGCCTCCAGCCCCGTCGCCATCCATCACCTCCAGCCGCGCCGTCGCCGTCCAGGTAACTACACAAACTGCAAAAGATGATTTCTGTTCAGCAAGCAACACTGTACTTTTCCTTACTCCCTTCATAGCTTATTTAGAATTTTTGGGAGAATGATTTcagtataatttttattgtttaacatTTATACTTATCTTTTACATACTTTTCTATAATCAGTTCTTGAATAGGCTCCATTTATTctgaaatataattatgaatttatttcCAATATCAATGTGCAGGTCAAAGTGCACCCGATTTTGTGTTCCTTGCGCATATCGTTGATATTATTTCGGCACTTCATGCTCCATTTGTTTTTAGATCATTCGGTTCAATTCCTTTCACTACAAGGCTCTTCTTGTTACCACTTTGGCCCGGAGTCATTATGGCGATGCTTATCATGTGGCTCAATTGCAAGACTTTCTTGTCCAGTTTTTACAACCTCAGAGGGAGAGTGCACCAGACATGGGTCATACCAAGATTTGGTTTTCAGGTATCTTCCTCAATGTCTCTAGACGGAGATTAATTCTGAACTTGTTTAGATCGTCAATGTTGTATGCAAAGGAATTCAGGTTTCTAAAATAGGAAAATACAGAAAAATGAAACCGAAATGATCtgtttataaaatttatctGAAACTGAAACCCATCTTTAAATTGTAATAACAGAGTGCCAAAACATGGAACTAAAGATTGGAATTTACTAGGAATAATTTCTTTCCTATTTTTTGTCTTGGCATCTTGAATGTTTATTTTGCTATGATTTGCAGTATTTCTTGCCATTTGCTGCGGAAgccataaataaaaagattgAAGAAGCTGTTCTTAATGCTGATAGACGAGGCGTCAAGGTCATTAGCCTTGCTGCATTAAACAAGGTCGGTCATCCTTTGATCtgttttgttctttgttttCCCGCCATGAATGTGTTGATTTATATGTTCCGACTTTGGATTAATGCAGGAAGGCATTTATAGATGAGCTTACACTTCTTCAGAAAATTACCATTAGTATCCAAATGTGGTTCAGTTTCTTGGCGCTGTAACCCAGAGCAGTCCGATGATGATAGTGATGGAATATTTACCAAAGGTATTCACTATTCTCGGCTAGCTTTTGACGCTACCCGAGAGagcattagaaaaaaaaaatcatttcttaaTTGTCATTTCAAAGGGAATTTTCTCTTGGATTGTTTGGCTTAAACTGTAATTTGAACTAATGTTCTTGATATCTGTTTCCCAAACTAAAtctgtttcaaaaaaaaaacaaaaaaaattcaggGTGATTTGCGGACCTATCTGGATACTAATGGGCCACTTAAGCCTACAAAAGCTCTTAGATTTGCAATGGACATTGCAAGGTTCGTTATGACTCTGCTATTATCAAATATCAATCTGtgattatgtatatacatatatagaagattctcatttttatttttattagataaGTAAAAGAGGATTCCATTTTATGTATGTTTGAGGGTGGACGAGCATTAGCTATGTTATTCCAGTCTCGTAAATAATATctttaatgagttatttttggTCTTCGAGGGGGATgaagtatttgcatgaaaaCAAACCCGAGGCAATCATTCATCGTGATCTAGAGCCCTCGTATGGTTTTCCATAATAAATCTGTCCTTGAATTCCAATCTCAAATTTATGTGGTTAGTTTCTATGTATGTTGTTGTTTGCCTATGTTTGTGCTACATAACAGAAATGTTTTGCGGGATGATACTGGGCATCTGAAAGTCGCTGACTTTGGAGTTAGCAAGCTAGTAAAAGTTACAAACAGGGTTATTAGAGAGGACAGGCCCCTCGCTTGTGATGAGACTTCTTGTGAGTGTTATTAGCTTTTCGAGACTTTTTTTAACACCATTGGTTCACTCCATAGAACACTGTACCAATATGACAGAACTgtcttatttttaaaacaagaaATTAAGAATGCTTGTATTCTAACTATGATAGACATGGATAATCAGAAAATGCTATTTGAAAGTATTTACTTGGATCACCTTGCCTGATGCTCTGAGTTATGAATTATGCATTATTATAATCTGCAAGTGAATCTATGAGAggaagaaaattaaattgtgaAATTGTCATCACTTACTTAAAtattttagatttatatttttctttgtttcaccTCTGACCTTGAAAACAGAGGCAAATGGGAACTGGAATTGGACTTCAGGAGATATTGGGAAGAGTTCCACTCTTCAAGTTCGGAAAAAGGTTTTTCTTAGTTTGCATAAAGAgaagtttaattttatcaattcaTACACTGGACAACATCATAGTGTTCTTTCTTTGggcaggaaaaggaaaaagccTTGATTATGACTGTTGATGCTTTCTATAAATTAGTGAAGAATCAGGCAGATGTAGTTCAATTAATTACCAAGTAAGGGAGTAATTTTTGCCTCTTCTTAGCTTATTTCCCTGTAGTGTGTCATTCTTTttatgacatttaaatttaagtGTACTAGAATATTCTCCTAAGTTGAAATTATGACCCGATAAAGTTGCAGTTTAAGAATTTGtgttttcaatttcatttacatttacattcttagatatatttatttatttattctgttATCAAGTACTCCATagcaaagttttttttttttttttttttttttttttttgactttgcTTAGATCCTTACCTTTTGTACATACAGTTTACTTTGCAGttgatattttgtttaataatatcaTCTGTGAGATATAAGTacaccagaaaaaaaaaattctcatatagagatatatttattttcttaacaaattATAAAACTATTTGACTTTCCATGGATccttatattttgttttgtacaGGTCAATTCTGAgttaataatttgtttaatCATCTGCTTTATAACTGtgaactttatttattttcttgttaagAAATTgtaaagaaattatatatttcttggatatttCCCTTTCTTTTGTGCAATGTAATTTTGAGTTAATGTTTCATTACTTCTAACTGTGAATGGGaattttactattatttatttatttatttttattattattttttttaatcttatggTGATTGTAAACCAAGTTTGAACTGTCTTACAGACATTTCAGGACTTATGATGCATTGATGCCCCTAATTATACTTTCTTGAAACTTTAGTTGCTTTAAGTTACAACTTTGAAATATTCTCATGTGTTTCAGGAATATTTGATAAATGCAGTAATGGAGGAGTTAGTGAATTCACTCAGGTTCTGAGCAATTGGTCAGGTTCACCTGGATAttgcatgtatgtatgttctGGTTCATTGAATAGATAGATTGAAGAAGACATTTATTTTACTGGAGTTAATTGACTCTACGTTTTTGATCTAGAAGGAAAGAATTAGCAGACTTTAATGATGCCTGAAACAGTACTTGTTTGCCATATTAAGCAGAGAAATCTGAGGATTTATTTAGGGAATTATGCTACCTGTAAGGCTAACGTTAATCTACTTATCTCTTCTTGGTATAGGCATTGCATCTCAGTTAATCTTTTTACTATTGTTCTGCTTGGGTTAGGAGGCAaagtattataaaattaattttttatcaataattttattattattttttatttatatcaaatACTGCGTCtggaatttatatatatatataaatactatcTGCCTCCGGAACTGGGGAGTTCCAGACGCAGatagttaattaaaaaataaaataaaatgaccATCTGCGTAGATGGTGGACTATTTGGGTCCGGGGAAACTCCAGATGCAGATAGTCTTGTCTATCTGCGTCCGGAGTACATAGTCCATAACTCCGGACGCAAATGCTCTTTTCTGTACTAGTGTTAATTAGTCAaaaaa
It includes:
- the LOC116033291 gene encoding uncharacterized protein LOC116033291, with translation MKGLFLTICWSLWNARNQKVWNNIHVNHGSIIREASAFLEAWRQVHCKDSSYTSVRQKEKWKRPPETTLKLNMDSALAKETRTTRVGAIITDHNGQFVAAMVKTARSSTLYPKGLHMLSVF